One genomic region from Salvia hispanica cultivar TCC Black 2014 chromosome 2, UniMelb_Shisp_WGS_1.0, whole genome shotgun sequence encodes:
- the LOC125204967 gene encoding putative late blight resistance protein homolog R1B-16: MWNIESWDGVRRFFPDNKNGSRIVVTTRLSNLASQFNYSSGLDLKFLDKYASWDLFCKTVFGEEACPLELEDVGKKIVEGCKGLPLSVAVIGGLLSKSERTKESWGLFEKNISSIVNLDKDESCLQVLYMSYNNLPIHLKPCFLFMGKYFEDEVISNNEFILSSIAEGFVKLINGKSVEEAAEEYVEELIDRNMLIVETRYYGKLISFKMHDLLRDICLREAKKLKFLWVLEERSIPEDINSQRRVIGRSSVREYPTPLLQSLESVPLLRTLYVDYIKSLSYSFRLLRVVILKKYSEEEDSHDYYEEILRGLVNLRILAIDVKELPLPSSVYFFWNLQTLILDNVGMDFVCEIWKMPQLRFVVTLEGRLDGAYCLPDSFTDKEDMVLKNLDTLLTVSNLKFGEGVLKRIPNIKQLGLCYERKVNTLGEDSSEEEDNYYHLNNVCFLHKLEHLQLRCSSQHTHIIRQVSFPHSLKILILEKTYLPWEDMKTKIGVLPHLQVLELHEDSFVGSEWETEEDQFSNLKFLMIELCDVECWITDSTHFPRLEHLHLCYLPRLREIPSCIGDIPTLHSIKVEDYSDSVVDSVKIIKEEQHELGNEDLDIIIRR; this comes from the coding sequence ATGTGGAATATTGAGTCATGGGATGGAGTTAGGAGATTTTTCCCGGATAATAAAAATGGGAGTAGAATAGTAGTGACAACAAGGCTATCAAACTTAGCATCTCAATTTAACTACTCCAGTGGTCTTGATCTGAAATTTTTGGATAAGTATGCTAGTTGGGACCTATTTTGCAAAACTGTGTTCGGGGAAGAAGCTTGCCCTCTTGAGTTGGAGGATGTTGGGAAAAAGATTGTGGAAGGTTGTAAGGGACTTCCATTGTCAGTTGCTGTGATAGGGGGACTCTTATCAAAGTCTGAACGAACAAAAGAAAGTTGGGGActgtttgaaaaaaatataagttcaATTGTGAATTTGGATAAGGATGAGAGTTGCTTGCAAGTACTATACATGAGTTATAATAACTTGCCAATTCATTTAAAACCATGTTTTCTCTTTatgggaaaatattttgaagatgAAGTGATTTCGAACAATGAGTTCATCTTATCCTCTATTGCCGAGggatttgtaaaattaattaatgggaAAAGTGTGGAAGAGGCAGCAGAAGAGTATGTAGAAGAACTTATTGATAGAAATATGCTTATAGTTGAAACTCGCTATTACGGGAAACtaatatcattcaaaatgCATGACCTGTTGAGGGATATATGTTTGAGAGaagcaaaaaaattgaagtttttATGGGTGTTAGAAGAGCGGAGCATTCCAGAAGACATAAATTCTCAACGTCGTGTCATAGGCAGGTCAAGTGTAAGAGAGTATCCAACTCCACTCCTTCAATCCTTGGAATCGGTGCCCCTTCTCCGAACTTTATATGTGGATTATATAAAGAGTTTATCATATAGTTTTAGATTGTTGAGGGTAgttattttaaagaaatactCAGAGGAAGAAGATAGTCATGATTATTATGAGGAGATTCTCCGTGGGCTAGTTAACTTGCGTATTCTTGCCATAGATGTTAAGGAGCTTCCATTACCTTCTTCGGTCTATTTTTTCTGGAATTTACAGACACTGATATTAGATAATGTCGGTATGGATTTCGTTTGTGAGATTTGGAAGATGCCTCAACTTAGGTTTGTCGTAACCCTTGAAGGGAGACTCGATGGTGCATATTGTCTCCCCGATTCTTTCACTGACAAAGAGGATATGGTGTTGAAAAACCTAGACACACTTCTTACGGTGTCCAATCTCAAGTTTGGGGAGGGGGTGCTCAAAAGAATTCCCAATATCAAGCAATTGGGGCTATGCTATGAAAGAAAAGTGAACACCTTAGGAGAAGACTCctcagaagaagaagataattaCTACCATCTCAACAATGTTTGTTTCCTCCACAAACTTGAACATCTTCAGCTGCGGTGTTCTTCACAGCACACCCACATCATACGGCAAGTCAGCTTCCCGCATTCCCTCAAGATTTTGATACTGGAAAAAACCTATCTACCTTGGGAAGACATGAAGACAAAAATAGGTGTGTTGCCCCATCTTCAAGTTCTCGAGCTGCATGAAGATTCATTTGTTGGGTCTGAGTGGGAAACAGAGGAAGACCAATTCTCGAATCTCAAGTTCTTGATGATTGAGCTATGTGATGTAGAGTGTTGGATCACAGACAGCACCCACTTTCCACGCCTTGAGCACCTTCATCTTTGTTATCTACCAAGGTTAAGAGAGATTCCTTCATGCATCGGAGACATACCAACACTTCACTCAATTAAGGTGGAAGATTACAGTGATTCAGTGGTGGATTCAGTCAAAATAATAAAGGAGGAGCAACATGAACTCGGCAATGAAGACCTTGACATCATTATTAGAAGATGA
- the LOC125204969 gene encoding putative late blight resistance protein homolog R1B-12 isoform X1, with protein MHIIDQIQTHPNPPISIHQKQVESLTQAVTSLQHFLESYSPHVGYTEEEDIWESRIAEAAYAAEDVIESYIVDQIHAQSEIDVQHISSPEFYQGLQKVIESMNLIKIEIDENMVVQDQPHIMKSVTPAGSSRSTSTAKNVTMIGFDDVLAQMLDKITGGGSARQILPIVRMGGIGKTTLARNIYVSPLVTESFGVCAWSTISQEYDAKEILRQVLAQVVTNSCFHRFNWLVEVLNAEFSL; from the exons ATGCATATTATAGATCAAATTCAAACACATCCAAACCCACCAATTTCCATCCACCAGAAACAGGTTGAATCTCTCACTCAAGCAGTTACATCCCTGCAACATTTTCTTGAAAGCTATTCTCCCCATGTTGGTTACACCGAAGAGGAAGATATCTGGGAGAGTCGCATTGCTGAAGCAGCTTACGCTGCTGAAGATGTGATCGAGTCCTATATTGTCGATCAAATTCATGCTCAGTCAGAAATTGATGTACAACACATAAGCTCACCTGAATTCTATCAAG GTCTACAGAAGGTGATAGAAAGCATGAATTTGATCAAGATTGAGATTGATGAGAACATGGTAGTCCAAGATCAGCCTCACATCATGAAATCTGTTACTCCTGCAGGCTCGTCTAGATCTACTTCCACTGCTAAGAATGTCACCATGATTGGTTTTGATGATGTCTTGGCTCAGATGCTGGACAAGATCACCGGAGGAGGATCCGCTCGCCAAATTCTCCCGATCGTTAGAATGGGTGGGATAGGCAAGACCACTCTTGCTCGGAATATCTATGTAAGTCCACTTGTCACGGAATCTTTTGGTGTTTGTGCATGGTCTACAATTTCCCAAGAGTATGATGCAAAAGAAATTCTTAGACAAGTTCTTGCTCAAGTAGTGACAAACTCATGTTTTCATCGGTTTAATTGGCTTGTTGAAGTACTAAATGCCGAGTTTTCACTCTGA
- the LOC125204969 gene encoding late blight resistance protein R1-A-like isoform X2, which yields MHIIDQIQTHPNPPISIHQKQVESLTQAVTSLQHFLESYSPHVGYTEEEDIWESRIAEAAYAAEDVIESYIVDQIHAQSEIDVQHISSPEFYQGLQKVIESMNLIKIEIDENMVVQDQPHIMKSVTPAGSSRSTSTAKNVTMIGFDDVLAQMLDKITGGGSARQILPIVRMGGIGKTTLARNIYAKTDKEGEKSIGEAKRAARRQKISPGRVDL from the exons ATGCATATTATAGATCAAATTCAAACACATCCAAACCCACCAATTTCCATCCACCAGAAACAGGTTGAATCTCTCACTCAAGCAGTTACATCCCTGCAACATTTTCTTGAAAGCTATTCTCCCCATGTTGGTTACACCGAAGAGGAAGATATCTGGGAGAGTCGCATTGCTGAAGCAGCTTACGCTGCTGAAGATGTGATCGAGTCCTATATTGTCGATCAAATTCATGCTCAGTCAGAAATTGATGTACAACACATAAGCTCACCTGAATTCTATCAAG GTCTACAGAAGGTGATAGAAAGCATGAATTTGATCAAGATTGAGATTGATGAGAACATGGTAGTCCAAGATCAGCCTCACATCATGAAATCTGTTACTCCTGCAGGCTCGTCTAGATCTACTTCCACTGCTAAGAATGTCACCATGATTGGTTTTGATGATGTCTTGGCTCAGATGCTGGACAAGATCACCGGAGGAGGATCCGCTCGCCAAATTCTCCCGATCGTTAGAATGGGTGGGATAGGCAAGACCACTCTTGCTCGGAATATCTAT GCAAAAACGGATAAAGAAGGTGAAAAATCGATTGGGGAAGCTAAGAGGGCAgcaaggagacagaaaatatcacccggccgggtggattTATAG